The genomic segment GCGACAGCAGACAGATTCACCGCGCGGCCTGGAACAATCGTAGAGATTGCGTGTTTGTAAACCATTTGTGTCACCGTGTTGCGCAAGAGCACAACATACTGATCAAAGGATTCGATTTGACCCTGCAGCTTAATGCCGTTTACCAAATAAATGGAGACCGGCACATGCTCCCGACGCAATGCGTTCAGGAATGGGTCTTGGAGGAGTTGGCCTTTGTTGCTCACGATATTCTCCGTGTTCAAAAATGATGAGGGTTTGACGATACCACACATAAGTGCGGAGCCTATTTGGCCAAGCTATTCGCTTCTTAAGGGTAAGGAAACCCTTTAATCCTTATCAGCAAAAGGATTCGCCGACGATTTCATTTCGATTCTCAGGGGCGTACCCACAAGATTGAATTCCTTACGGAAACGACCTTCCAAAAAGCGCTTGTAAGCCTCTGTGACGTGCTCCAGTGAGTTTCCGTGCACCACGATGATGGGAGGATTCATCCCCCCTTGGTGGGCATAACGAAGCTTGGGGCGATAGGCACCAGTTTTCTTTGGCGTTTGAAATTGAACGGCTTCCAACAACAAACGCGTCAACACCGGCGTCGGCATTTTGCAATTAGCGGCCTTGTGGGCCTGGGCAATGGCATCCCATACAGGACCGAGCCCTTGCCGTTTTTTGGCAGAGATCAGATGCAAAGACGCGAACTTCAAAAACCCCAATCTGGTTTCGAGGGATCTTTTTACCAATTCGCGCTGATATTCATCCACTGCATCCCATTTGTTCACAGCAACAACCACCGCACGTCCCGACTCTAGGATGTATCCCGCAATATGGGCGTCTTGATCTGTCACGCCCTGCTCGGCATCGATCAGCAGCAACACGACACTGGCGGACTCGATGGCCTGCAGGGTCTTCACCACTGAGAATTTCTCTATCGCTTCAAAGACCTTCCCTTTGCGACGAAGACCGGCTGTATCCACGAGTTCAAACTTTTGCCCGTTGCGCTCAAAGGGTACCGAGATGGCATCACGAGTGGTACCTGGCATGTCAAAGGCAACCAGTCGCTCCTCACCCAGCCACGTATTGATCAACGTCGACTTACCAACATTCGGCCGGCCTGCAACAGCGAGTTTGATAATGCTGGGGTCGGCCGCCTCTGGGTCGTCTTCGGGCTCCTCCAAATGCAAGGCATCGAGGGCCAGTTCGATCAGTGATCGCATGCCCTGACCGTGGGCTGCGGAGACGGGATAGACCTCACCCAGCCCGAGTTCAAAAAACTCCGAGAGCTGGGCTCCGGCCTTCATGCCCTCTGCTTTATTCGCAATCACCAGACAAGGTTTGCCCAGCTTACGAAGATAGTTCCCGATGTCATGGTCTTGCGCAGACAAGCCGGCACGCGCATCAACCACAAACACCACAACATCAGCCTCTGCAACCGCTTGGCGCGTTTGTTTGGCCATTTCTTTAAAAATGCCACTGCCGGCGTCAGGCTCGAAGCCCCCGGTATCAATGACGATAAATTCGTGTTTGCCGTGCTTGCCGTTGCCATAGTGGCGATCGCGGGTAAGACCCGCAAAGTCGGCCACGATCGCATCACGCGTTTTGGTCAGGCGGTTAAATAGTGTGGATTTACCGACGTTGGGACGACCAACGAGGGCGATAACTGGCTTCATGAATGACCTTTTTTATTCGGGACGGAAGGCAAATACGCCCCCCTTTTGAGTCACTGCGACCAGGGTATTGCCTGAAAGGACTGGCGTAGCGGCAAGTGGCGAACCGTCGAGCTGAAGGCGCCCGACTATCGCACCATCTGCGGCAGAGAGCAGATGCAACAGACCTGCATTATCCGGGACAACGAGTGTAGAGCCCAACAGGACAGGAGTGCCCAACTCACGCCACTTGAACTTATCGGATTGCCAAAGCCTCTCACCGTCCTTGCGACTCCACGCAATGAGCGTACCGTCGGATTCAGAACCAAAGACCGCAGTGTCTCCGCCACCAATGCCAGTAAATCCATTGGCGGTCTTGGACCACACAGATTTACCCGACCCTGTGTCTACGCAGGCCACAGCGCTCGCGTAAGCTCGGACGCAGACACTGGCACCCCTGCGGCTTATGCCGGAGACAACATCCACCAAGCGCTCTACCTCATTGGTACCGCGCCCCAGTGCTACAGGCACATCCCATTTCTGGCTCCCGTTACTGGGATTGAGTCCCACGAGGCGACCGCCGAGCCCGACGACCAACGTGTCTCCGACGGGAAACAAAACACCCGGCCGATCCAAAACCAGCGTGTCCGCGCCACGCTGCTGTTGCCACAGCCGCTTTCCAGTTTCGCCATCAAAGGCAGACAGGGTGCGATCAGGTGTCATCACAAACACGCGCCCACCGGCAACCAAAGGCGGAGTGATTGCCACCGCACCTAGATTCTGCCGCCAGAGAGACTTGCCACCCTGCATTACAACCACCTCACCCGTGACCGTGGTGAGCGCAACACGTCCGTCGCCGGCCCCAATGGCTGCAGAAATCCTTGCTCCGGCATTGCCGGTTGCGCGCACTGCACCACTTTCTCCGTCTAAGGAAACAACCGAGCCCGCGGTAGTAGCCAAGTAGATCTCGCTCCCTGAACTTTTGAGTTCCAAGGGAAAAGAAACTTCACCAACGGCGCCCTTCCAGACGTTCTTGACACCCAAAGAGGGAACCAAGGGCGCGAGCTCAGCTGGCTTTTGCTTGGTCGGACCAGAACAGGCCGACAACACCACGCAACTGATAAGCGCGATGGTGAGACTGAGAGGGGAATACCGCTTGACCATACGTTTCACTTCGCTTCGGTAGAGCCTAGCGCTGCGAGTTTGACCTCAACCAAGCGCCGATACTGGTCTTGCTGGGGCAATAGCTTGAGCGCTTCATTAAATCTTTGGGCCGCATCGTCACTCTTTCCTTGAGATAGCGCCAAGTCCCCTCGTTTGTCAGCGACCAATCCGCCGAATTCGGACGGAAAGTCGGTAGACAACAACTTACCCGCTTCATCAAACTCTTTCGACTCGATTAACAGACCCGCATGACGCACTTTAGCCAAAGCGGCAAGACCGGCATCTGCCTTGCTACCTGCAACCCAAGTCAAGGCAGTTTTCGCTACGTCCGGCTTGCCGGAAAGATAGGCCACTTTGGCCAAATTCAAACCAGATTGCTGGGTGTAAAAAACAGAAGGGAAGCGTTGCTTCATATCATCAAAGGCACGGGTAGACGCAACCAGATCTCCTGTTCCGATCAGACGTTCAACCTCTTCATACATTGCTGATGCTTGCTCCGCTTGGCGCTTATT from the Rhodoferax potami genome contains:
- the hfq gene encoding RNA chaperone Hfq, with the protein product MSNKGQLLQDPFLNALRREHVPVSIYLVNGIKLQGQIESFDQYVVLLRNTVTQMVYKHAISTIVPGRAVNLSAVAEDAPAA
- the der gene encoding ribosome biogenesis GTPase Der produces the protein MKPVIALVGRPNVGKSTLFNRLTKTRDAIVADFAGLTRDRHYGNGKHGKHEFIVIDTGGFEPDAGSGIFKEMAKQTRQAVAEADVVVFVVDARAGLSAQDHDIGNYLRKLGKPCLVIANKAEGMKAGAQLSEFFELGLGEVYPVSAAHGQGMRSLIELALDALHLEEPEDDPEAADPSIIKLAVAGRPNVGKSTLINTWLGEERLVAFDMPGTTRDAISVPFERNGQKFELVDTAGLRRKGKVFEAIEKFSVVKTLQAIESASVVLLLIDAEQGVTDQDAHIAGYILESGRAVVVAVNKWDAVDEYQRELVKRSLETRLGFLKFASLHLISAKKRQGLGPVWDAIAQAHKAANCKMPTPVLTRLLLEAVQFQTPKKTGAYRPKLRYAHQGGMNPPIIVVHGNSLEHVTEAYKRFLEGRFRKEFNLVGTPLRIEMKSSANPFADKD
- a CDS encoding YfgM family protein, with the protein product MANHLDLEEQEQLDQFKHFWKQYGNAITWVLIAVLGSFAAWNGYQWWNKRQAEQASAMYEEVERLIGTGDLVASTRAFDDMKQRFPSVFYTQQSGLNLAKVAYLSGKPDVAKTALTWVAGSKADAGLAALAKVRHAGLLIESKEFDEAGKLLSTDFPSEFGGLVADKRGDLALSQGKSDDAAQRFNEALKLLPQQDQYRRLVEVKLAALGSTEAK
- the bamB gene encoding outer membrane protein assembly factor BamB, yielding MVKRYSPLSLTIALISCVVLSACSGPTKQKPAELAPLVPSLGVKNVWKGAVGEVSFPLELKSSGSEIYLATTAGSVVSLDGESGAVRATGNAGARISAAIGAGDGRVALTTVTGEVVVMQGGKSLWRQNLGAVAITPPLVAGGRVFVMTPDRTLSAFDGETGKRLWQQQRGADTLVLDRPGVLFPVGDTLVVGLGGRLVGLNPSNGSQKWDVPVALGRGTNEVERLVDVVSGISRRGASVCVRAYASAVACVDTGSGKSVWSKTANGFTGIGGGDTAVFGSESDGTLIAWSRKDGERLWQSDKFKWRELGTPVLLGSTLVVPDNAGLLHLLSAADGAIVGRLQLDGSPLAATPVLSGNTLVAVTQKGGVFAFRPE